The Mucilaginibacter terrae region TATATTGATTTACAGATGCTGCGTTATGGCAGCGAAGTAACTATTAAGTTTAATGTAAACGGAGATCCTGAATTATTTATGATCGAGCCAATGCTCCTGATTCCGTTTGTGGAAAACGCATTTAAGCACGGAACAGGTATGATAGAAAAGCCGTTGATAATAATTTCGCTAAATATTATGGAGGAAGAACGTTTGTTAAAATTTGTGGTTTTAAACCCGGTTACCGATGCCGGTGGTTCAAAAGACGACAGTTCGGGTATTGGCTTAACCAATGTTAAACGCCGCCTGGATATACTATACCCTCACAAGCATAAACTCCACATTCATCCGCAACAAAATTCGTTTAAAACTGAGTTGGTTTTGCAACTGGCTTAAGGCTAATCCAGTTCGGTTACCCCGCCCGATATTACAAACTTCATCACATCTGCAGCGCTTTTGTCAATAGGCTTAACCTTATTGGCCGGAACAATAACTACCTGCCCGGCAAAAGAGTATGAATACGGAAAGTAAACGGCAACCTCGCCCTGCAAACCAATAGCGCTCAAATCTTTACGGGTTAAAAATCCAATTTTTTTCACCCCAGACGAACCAACTTCCACCAGTACCGGCTCGTTAAACTTTTTTTCTTCGCCTACAAAAGCCTCGGTGAAATCTTTAACAGAGGAATACAGGAATTTAAACAGTGGTATGTGGTTTAGCAAGCGCCAAAACCAGCGTTTTATGGGGTCGGTTATTACATTGGTAACTAAAACCCCCATGATCATGATGAGGGCTAATACAGTTAATATTCCCAAACCGGGTATATAAACACCTTTACCGGTTTTAGGGTTAACCCATAACACATCGCTCAGGTTTAGTGCATTATCTAACTTGGCAACAGCCCAAACTATCAAAAATACGGCAACCCCCAGCGGAACTACCACCAGCAAACCTTTAATAAAATAGTTAAATAAGGCGCGCGCAAACCTGTTCATAATCGGGTGCAATTTTACTCATAAAAATACACTCTTTTAACCCGCTGCGAAATATTGGTTAAAATTTCATAAGGAATAGTACCTATTTGACGGGCTAAGTCTTCAATAGTTTGCTGTGCGTTAAACACTACAACTTCATCGCCCTCATTAACTTCAACGGCGCTTACATCAAGCATACACATATCCATAGCAATATTACCTATGGTAGGTACAAGCACGCCATTTACCAGCATTTTACCCACGCCATTACCAAAAGCACGCAGGTAACCATCGGCATATCCAATACGTACCGTAGCTATACGACCGTCGTTTAATAACTTACCGTTGCGGTTATAGCCAACCGTTTCGCCAGCCTTAATGCTGCGTATTTGCGATATATTGGTTTTAAGCGTGGCAATAGGCTGCAAGCCACTTAAATGTTTGGGTACGGCAGCATCAATACCATACAAACCTATGCCCAGGCGCACCATATCAAATTGTGCTTCGGGCCAGCGTATAATGCCCGATGTATTAGAGATGTGTTTAATTACCGGGTACCCTAAAGCTTCCTCAATTTGAGTAAAGGCGTTGGTAAACAGGCTGATTTGCCTGAGTGTAAAATCATCATGCGCTTCTGCATCGCTGGCCACTAAGTGAGAGAATACAGATGTTACGTGGATGTAATGATTGTTGCGCAATAGCTCACAAAGTGTATCTAACTCAAACTCTTCAAAGCCCAAACGGTGCATGCCGGTATCTATTTTAATATGCACCGGGTAATTCTTTACGCCGTTGTTTTGCGCAAACTTTACAAACTTATCTAACAGGCTAAAACTATAAATTTCGGGTTCGAGTTTAAACTCCAACACCTTATCATATGCCGATGGTTCGGGGTTGAGCACCATAATAGGTAGCATAATACCAGCATGGCGCAGTGCTATACCTTCATCAATATAAGCTACGGCCAGGTAATCAACCTTGTTATACTGCAATATATTAGCCACCTCAAACGTACCGCTACCATACGAAAATGCTTTGACCATAGCCATCAATTTAACGCCTGACTTTAGCTTCGATTTGTAGAAATTCAGATTGCCCAACATAGCATTCAGGTTAATTTCCAGCATGGTTTCGTGCGCCTGTTGTGACAAAGCACGGCTTATGCGTTCAAACTCAAAACTGCGCGAACCTTTAATAAGAATAGCCTCATTATTAAAATTTAATTCTTTAAGATGCGCGAGCAGCGTGGTTGTATCGGTAAAGAAATGGGTTTGAGTAATGCCATCAAATAAATCTCGGTTTTGTTGCAGGGCCTCTCCTACTCCAATAAACCTATCAATACGTTTGCTTTTCACCATATCGGCCACCTGACGGTATAGCTCCTGCTGCTGCAATCCCGACTGGAAAATATCCGACAGGATAAGCGTTTTAAATTTATGCTGATTTTGCTGCTGTAAAAAATTGAGTGCTATGGCTAAAGATTGCACATCGGAGTTATAAGAATCATCAATTATGGAGCAATCGTTAATGCCAGTCTTCATTTCCAGGCGCATACTTACCGGGGCCAGGTGCTCCATACGTTTATCAGCCTCTCCGGCCGGGTAATCCATGGCCAGCAGTGTTGCCCAGCAGGTAATGGCATTTTCTACCGATGCTTCATCTAAAAACGGAATAAGGCATTCTATCTCCTGTCCTTTATACACAGCACGCAGGTAATAACGTTTGGAAATTACTGTTTCGCTGAATACGTATAAATTGGCCTCCTTGAAATTTTTGCTCCAGGTAAATGTTTGGGCCGATGCAGGCAAATTTGTAGTGTAATTTACAAGCTGGTCATGATTATAAATAATTAATCCACAGTTTTTAAAGAGTTTTAGCTTTTGGGTTACCTTTTGCTGAGTGCTTTCAAACCCCTCATCATGGGCCGAACCCAAGTGGGTAAGCACACCTATGGTTGGCTGTATAACGGCTTGCAAAACATCCATCTCATTAATGGTTGATATACCAGCCTCAAACATACCCAGCTCATTACCCTCCTGTATTTGCCATACCGAAAGCGGCACCCCAATTTGCGAATTATAGCTTTTAGGATTGCGTACAATACTCTTATCGGCTGCCATTAACTGATACAACCACTCTTTAACAATGGTTTTTCCGTTACTGCCGGTTATGCCAATAACAGGAATATTAAACCTGCTCCTATGGTGCGCTGCCAAAGCTTGCAGTGCCTTTAACACATCGGACACTACTAAAAAATTAGCGGCAGTATATTCTTGCTGAGGTTGGTGCCGAACTACAAAATTGCGCACACCCTGATTAT contains the following coding sequences:
- a CDS encoding bifunctional UDP-N-acetylmuramoyl-tripeptide:D-alanyl-D-alanine ligase/alanine racemase, with translation MAKKFDVPIHFSVYINIPTFVTMLSNQYSIAEVQQIISAAGTIVRENNISILLTDSRQITNPAESLFFALHGRRNGHEFIAEAYNQGVRNFVVRHQPQQEYTAANFLVVSDVLKALQALAAHHRSRFNIPVIGITGSNGKTIVKEWLYQLMAADKSIVRNPKSYNSQIGVPLSVWQIQEGNELGMFEAGISTINEMDVLQAVIQPTIGVLTHLGSAHDEGFESTQQKVTQKLKLFKNCGLIIYNHDQLVNYTTNLPASAQTFTWSKNFKEANLYVFSETVISKRYYLRAVYKGQEIECLIPFLDEASVENAITCWATLLAMDYPAGEADKRMEHLAPVSMRLEMKTGINDCSIIDDSYNSDVQSLAIALNFLQQQNQHKFKTLILSDIFQSGLQQQELYRQVADMVKSKRIDRFIGVGEALQQNRDLFDGITQTHFFTDTTTLLAHLKELNFNNEAILIKGSRSFEFERISRALSQQAHETMLEINLNAMLGNLNFYKSKLKSGVKLMAMVKAFSYGSGTFEVANILQYNKVDYLAVAYIDEGIALRHAGIMLPIMVLNPEPSAYDKVLEFKLEPEIYSFSLLDKFVKFAQNNGVKNYPVHIKIDTGMHRLGFEEFELDTLCELLRNNHYIHVTSVFSHLVASDAEAHDDFTLRQISLFTNAFTQIEEALGYPVIKHISNTSGIIRWPEAQFDMVRLGIGLYGIDAAVPKHLSGLQPIATLKTNISQIRSIKAGETVGYNRNGKLLNDGRIATVRIGYADGYLRAFGNGVGKMLVNGVLVPTIGNIAMDMCMLDVSAVEVNEGDEVVVFNAQQTIEDLARQIGTIPYEILTNISQRVKRVYFYE
- a CDS encoding DUF502 domain-containing protein, whose product is MNRFARALFNYFIKGLLVVVPLGVAVFLIVWAVAKLDNALNLSDVLWVNPKTGKGVYIPGLGILTVLALIMIMGVLVTNVITDPIKRWFWRLLNHIPLFKFLYSSVKDFTEAFVGEEKKFNEPVLVEVGSSGVKKIGFLTRKDLSAIGLQGEVAVYFPYSYSFAGQVVIVPANKVKPIDKSAADVMKFVISGGVTELD